A window of Mangifera indica cultivar Alphonso chromosome 11, CATAS_Mindica_2.1, whole genome shotgun sequence contains these coding sequences:
- the LOC123229636 gene encoding uncharacterized protein LOC123229636 has product MENYSYSPYLDCGNSSPHSREIDCENQSWDELPSNSKVKFMCSYGGKIQPRPHDKQLAYIGGDTKILTVERNIKFKVIMNKLSALYGNDNFCFKYQLPGEDLDALISVTNDEDLEHMMLEYDRLVRASHKPARLRLFLFTLNSKITSDFGASETKSERQWFVDALNSVQIQHLDGSSPPAAAVLATNPHFLFGLDKLKMPETVAMKIISDVVEKEVTAGADCGSEDRHVMEDQMMEIQRQELHRLNIGGINTHEQANQNPRVGYAGQKLVPEKIAPPPGAIPSPMQISVPSEYIPERHTTAANYPIEQAVYYIPAASAAGVYSAPTLRPVTGVTGQAYYGVQRVVQEQPVYNAVAAAAGSIQQQVKGGLVAEPGYVQVGYDGAGRQVYYTSAAAPAAGVMAQYQAVAVDGKQGGGALNQEGKTVVTNNGSSN; this is encoded by the coding sequence ATGGAAAATTATTCTTATTCTCCTTACCTCGACTGCGGCAACTCTTCCCCGCACTCTCGAGAAATCGACTGCGAGAATCAGTCATGGGACGAGCTTCCGTCCAACTCCAAAGTCAAGTTCATGTGCAGTTACGGCGGCAAAATCCAGCCCAGACCACATGATAAGCAGCTCGCTTACATCGGCGGTGACACCAAAATCTTAACTGTTGAACGGAATATCAAGTTCAAAGTCATTATGAATAAACTTTCTGCTCTTTACGGCAATGACAATTTTTGCTTCAAGTATCAGCTTCCCGGCGAAGACCTCGATGCTTTGATTTCTGTGACCAATGACGAGGATCTTGAGCACATGATGTTAGAGTACGATCGCCTGGTTCGTGCTTCACACAAACCGGCAAGGTTGAGACTCTTTTTGTTtacattgaattccaaaatAACGTCGGATTTTGGTGCAAGTGAGACGAAATCCGAGCGACAGTGGTTTGTGGACGCTTTAAATTCGGTCCAGATCCAGCATCTTGATGGCTCTTCGCCGCCAGCAGCCGCTGTATTGGCGACAAATCCCCATTTTTTGTTTGGATTAGATAAACTGAAAATGCCGGAAACTGTTGCGATGAAGATAATTTCAGATGTAGTTGAGAAGGAAGTAACAGCAGGAGCCGATTGTGGATCTGAGGATCGACACGTGATGGAAGATCAGATGATGGAGATCCAGAGGCAAGAATTACATAGATTGAATATTGGTGGAATTAATACTCATGAACAAGCGAACCAAAATCCCAGAGTTGGTTACGCCGGGCAGAAACTTGTTCCGGAGAAAATTGCTCCTCCACCGGGGGCAATTCCCTCGCCAATGCAAATATCAGTTCCATCTGAGTATATACCGGAACGCCATACGACAGCTGCCAATTATCCGATTGAGCAGGCCGTTTATTACATTCCAGCTGCTTCAGCCGCTGGTGTTTATTCGGCTCCAACTTTGCGACCCGTTACTGGGGTAACGGGTCAAGCTTATTACGGAGTGCAGAGGGTGGTACAGGAACAACCAGTGTACAATGCGGTAGCAGCGGCAGCTGGTTCAATTCAGCAGCAGGTGAAAGGTGGGCTAGTGGCTGAGCCTGGTTATGTACAAGTGGGTTATGATGGTGCAGGGAGACAGGTGTATTACACGTCAGCTGCAGCCCCAGCAGCAGGAGTGATGGCGCAATACCAGGCGGTGGCTGTGGATGGAAAGCAAGGTGGTGGAGCATTGAATCAGGAGGGTAAGACAGTTGTGACTAATAATGGGTCATCAAACTAG